TGGAATATCGGCCGGATCTTTTACCAGAAAGCTGTGCTTAACAATCGGGCGCGATACACCCACCATGTCGGTTTCCTGAAAGGCGTCTTCGCCAATTTTATCAGACGGTACCTGGCCTGAAATTACCACCATGGGAATGGAGTCCATGTAGGCGGTAGCAATGCCGGTAATGGCGTTGGTGGCACCGGGGCCTGAGGTCACAAGCACTGTGCCCACTTTACCCGTGGAGCGCGCGTAGCCGTCGGCCGCATGGGTGGCCGCTTGCTCATGCCTTACCAGAATATGTTTGACTTTTTGCTGGCGGAAAATCGCATCGTAAATGTGCAGGGCTGATCCACCTGGATAGCCGAATATGTACTCAACGCCTTCATCTTGAAGAGCGCGAATGAGCATGTCGCCGCCGGAAAGCAGTTCCACTTCAATCCCCTTAATAGAATTTGCATTAATCTACGCTAAATGCGCCACTGGGCACCCAACCACACAGGTATGCCCTAACTCAATGCTGAATTAGCTTTTGATTAACCGGCACTGCGCGCTTTTAACGCTGCAAGGTCGGAACAAGATGGCGTCGGTGGACGCATCTTCGCAACTCTGGATGGTGAGGTAGGTGGTTGACCTACCGGGGTAGAAAAGAACCGGGTTTACCAGTATGTCTATAGCCATCTAGCGAACCAGCAATTCTGGCAATTTAGCAAATAAAGTCAAGTGCTTAGCCGAAAAAGTGGCAAACGTATCGTTTGGTGTGCTATTTGTGAGGCGCTTGGTAGGTTTTGTTGCTTACAGGTAGTATAGTCCTATACTGTTCTTGCAAATTTGGAGTATGGACCTCGTCATGCGTATTTTTGTTCTGGCCGGCGCGCTGATGCTTGGCATCGTAACCACTCAAGCTGTTACGGCAAAGGAATTTTATAAATGGGTTGATGATGACGGCGTAACGCACTACACCGTTACCGCACCGAAAGATCGTCCGTCTACGCGCGTGCATACTCGCATTGGTGGCTCGGGTGATAAGAGCAAAACCGGTGCAATTCCCGCCAGCCGGGCCATGCCCGGAGATGAAACAGGCTCTGCGCCCAAAGCGCGTGCCAGCCAGTCGGCCGCCCAAGGTCAGCCCGTGGATCCCCAGCGGTGCGAAATTGCCAAATCAAATATTTCCACGCTTCAAAACAACGCGCGCATCAGGGTGACGGAGTCTGATGGCAGCATTCGCTATTTATCAGAAGCTGAGCGCAATGAAAAAATGGCAGAGGCCGAAGCTGCCATTCGCGAAAGCTGCGGTTAACCGGCTGTTCGTCACTGTAATCTTGCCGTGAATCTGTTGAACGGCCGTTCAGTGGCAAAATGCTGGCCATTCACTGCGTGACGGCTGTGCAGGCATTGTCGCCAGCAGCTTTTGGCAAGGTGCCAGCAACAATCAGTTCACGTTAAAAAGGCGCCAATGGCGCCTTTTTTTTGTGGGTGTTATCCTTTGGATCAGCCTGCTTTGGAGAAGACGACCCGGTCGTTATCCAGCGCCGCTGCTATGGTGTCGCCAGGGCCAAATTCGCCAGCGAGTATCGCCTGGGCTAAAGGATTTTCAATAATTTGCTGCACGGCCCGCTTGAGTGGGCGCGCGCCGTATACCGGGTCGTAACCGGCGGCCAATATTTTCTCCATCACGGCATCGGCAAGGGTGAGGGCCAGCTCGCGCTCCTTCAGGCGTTTTGCCAAATGCGCCAACTGCAATTGGGCAATGCCGCGAATTTGCTCGCGCCCGAGCGGGTGGAATACCACCGCCTCGTCGATTCGGTTAATGAACTCCGGCCGGAAATGCTGGCCCACCACATCCATAACGGCAGCCTTCATGGCCTCATACTGCGCCTCGCCGCCCTCGCTCATAGACTGAATACGATCCGAGCCCAGGTTTGATGTCATCACCACCACTGTGTTGCGAAAATCCACCGTGCGCCCCTGGCCGTCGGTGAGGCGGCCGTCATCAAGTACCTGCAGCAGGATGTTAAAGACATCCGGGTGGGCTTTTTCCACTTCATCGAGCAGCAGTACCGAGTAAGGTTTGCGCCTGACGGCTTCGGTCAAGTAGCCGCCTTCTTCATAGCCCACGTAGCCCGGCGGCGCCCCAATCAGGCGTGCAACCGAGTGCTTCTCCATGAATTCACTCATGTCGATGCGCACCATGGCCTCTGGGGTGTCGAATAAAAATTCTGCCAGCGCTTTGCACAGCTCGGTTTTGCCCACTCCCGTTGGCCCCAAAAACAGGAAGGAGCCGTTCGGGCGATTAGGGTCTGACAGGCCTGCACGGGAGCGGCGCACAGCGTTTGCCACCGCGTGTACAGCCTCGCCTTGGCCAATTACTTTTTTGTGTAGCGCGTCTTCCATTTGCAGCAGTTTTTCGCGCTCGCCTTCTAGCATTTTGCTTACGGGAATGCCCGTCCACTTGGAGACAACTTCGGCAATTTCTTCTTCTGTTACTTTGTTGCGTAACAGTTTCATTTCCATCATTTCTGCCTGGCTTGCCATATCCAGCTGCTTTTCAAGCTCGGGAATAATGCCGTACTGAAGCTCAGACATGCGCGCCAGGTCGCCGGCACGGCGTGCCGATTCCATGTCCATGCGGGCTTGTTCCAAGCTGCTTTTAATATCCTGCGAGCCGCTGAGTGCGGCCTTTTCGGTGCGCCAGATTTCTTCGAGGTCGGCAAACTCTCGCTCGACCTTTTCTATTTCGCCATCGAGCATTGAAAGCTGCTTTTTGGCGCCCTCGGTTTCATCTTTTTTGACCGCTTCGCGTTCAATTTTCAATTGGATTAACCGCCGCTCCAGGCGATCCATCTCTTCGGGTTTGGAGTCGATCTCCATGCGAATGCGGCTGGCGGCTTCGTCTACCAGGTCGATGGCCTTATCGGGCAGCTGGCGATCGCTGATATAGCGCTGCGATAATTTGGCCGCGGCTATAATGGCGGAATCGGTAATGTCTACACCGTGGTGCACCTCGTAGCGCTCTTTAAGCCCGCGCAAAATGGCGATGGTGTCTTCTTCGCTGGGTTCATCCACCAGCACCTTCTGGAAGCGGCGCTCAAGGGCTGCGTCTTTTTCAATAAACTGGCGATATTCATCGAGTGTGGTGGCGCCTACGCAGTGCAACTCACCGCGTGCGAGCGCGGGCTTGAGCATGTTGCCAGCATCCATTGCGCCTTCCGCTTTGCCTGCGCCCACCATGGTGTGCAATTCATCAATGAATAAAATAATGCGGCCTTCTTGCTTGGCAAGTTCGTTCAATACGCTTTTAAGGCGCTCTTCAAATTCGCCACGAAATTTTGCGCCGGCCAGCAGTGAGCCCAAATCCAGTGATAACAGCCGTTTGTTTTTTAGCCCTTCCGGTACTTCGCCGTTGATGATGCGTTGGGCCAGACCTTCCACAATGGCAGTTTTGCCCACGCCGGGTTCGCCAATTAATACGGGGTTATTTTTAGTGCGCCTTTGTAGCACTTGAATGGTGCGCCGAATTTCATCGTCGCGGCCGATCACCGGGTCGAGCTTGCCGGATTCCGCGCGGGCGGTGAGGTCTATGGTGAATTTTTCCAGCGCTTGGCGATTGCCTTCGGCGTCTGGGCTTTCAACGGTTTCACCGCCACGCACTTTTTCAACCGCCTCGCGCAGGCGCTTCACATCGCCAAACTGCTTTAACATCTTGGCCAGTTCGCTGCTGCCTTCTTCCATGGCGGCCAGTAGCAGGGTTTCGCTGGAAATAAATTTGTCGCCGGCTTTTTGGGCGTGTTTGTCTGCCAGGTTCAAGAGCCTGCCAAGCTCGGGCGACATGTGTACATCGCCCGTGGGGTTTTGTATGCGCGCCAGATGATCCAGGCGCTTGGCCAGTTCGTTGCGAAGGCCGGTGACATCAAAGCCCGCTTGCGCGAGCAGCGGGCGCACCATGCCGCCTTGTTGGTCTAGCAGTGCCAGCAACAGGTGGGCAGGTTCCAGCTGTGCGTGGTCGCGCCCCACGGCCAGAGATTGGGCGTCTGAGAGCGCAATTTGCAGTTGGTTTGTGAGTCGGTCAATTCGCATGCCACACCTCGAAAGTGATCAGGTTTACTCTTTAAGTATGGGTAGGCAAGGGCGAATTCAAGCGTGACATGCAGCCTTTACAAGAAGTGCCAGAGCATTATTTTTTGCGCCAAATCAGCGAGGCCATGCGCCCGGTGACGGCCGCGCGCCGGTAGGAGTAAAAGCGCTCAGGGTCTGACGCGGTGCAATAGTTGCCGCCATATACCGCGTGCACGCCCGCCTGCTTCAGGGCCAGGGTTGCCAGCTGGTAGAGATCGGCATGAAATTTCAGCGGCTTTTGGGCGGGGGTAAAGGCGGCGGCTACGGCGTCGGCTGAGGCTTGGGTGTTGGCCAGCTCGAAAAATGCCTCCAGTACCTCAACGCCCACTTCAAACTGGCTCGGGCCAATGGCCGGGCCCAAATAGGCCATGAGTTGGCGCGCGGGTGCATCAAAGCGCGTTACCGCACGGGCCACAATGCCTTTGGCCAGGCCGCGCCAGCCTGCGTGGAGTGCGCCCACTTGCGCGCCGTTGCGCTCGCACAAAAGGATGGGCAGGCAGTCGGCGGTTAGCACCGCACAGGCGAGCCCAGGACGATCTGTGAGGCAGCCATCGGCCGTGCGGGTCAGGCCGTCTACTTCGGCGTCAATCACATCGGTGCCGTGAATTTGTTCCAGCCACTGAATGTGCTCAAGCCCCAGCTGTTGCATTAGCTGGGCCCGGTTGGCGGCCACGTTTGCTGGTTCATCATCAACGTGCAGGGCCATGTTGGCGCCGGCATAGGGGCCGCTGCTCACGCCGCCGGCCCGGGTGGTGATGGCCGCACCCACGTTTTCGGGCAGGGGCCAGTCGGGCGTGACCAAGGTGATAGGGGGCACATTATTGGCCAAGGCTGTCTTCCTCTTTCAGGCGCGCCAGCAGGGCATCGAAGTCGGCCGGGCGTGGTGCGTGCCACTGCATGGGCTCGCCGATGGCCGGGTGAATCAGGCCCAGCTGTGCTGCATGCAGGGCCTGACGCGGGAACGCCAACAGCGTTTCACGCAGCTCTTTGCTTAAGCCTGCAGCCAATTGACGGCCGCCGGCATAGGTTTGATCACCCACCAATGGGTGTTTAAGCCAGGCCATGTGCACGCGTATCTGATGGGTGCGGCCGGTGGCCAGCTGGCAGCGCACCAAGGTGTAGTGCAAAAACCGCTTTTGAATACTGTAGTGGGTAATGGCTTCTTTGCCGTTATCAACCACCGCCATTTTGGTGCGCTGGGTGGGGTGGCGGCCTATGGGTTGCTCTACACGCCCGCCGGCAATCATGCGGCCGAGCGCCAGGGCGTCGTATTCACGCTTGACGGTTCGCGCCTGCAGCTGTGCTACCAGGTCGGTTTGGGCCTGCAGGGTTTTGGCCACCACCATCAGGCCTGTGGTGTCTTTATCCAGCCTGTGTACGATGCCTGCGCGGGGGATATTCTGCAGGCCCGGGCAATGGTGTAGCAGGGCGTTTAACAGGGTGCCGTCGGCATTGCCGGCGCCCGGGTGCACTACCAGGTTGGCGGGCTTGTTCAATACCAATAGGTGCTCGTCTTCGTAGACGATGTCCAGATCCATGGCCTGTGGCGCCCAAACGCCTGCGGCTTCCAGGGTGGCGTTGAGGGTGAGGGTTTCGCCGCCGAAGCATTTGTCTTTAGGCTTGCAGCTGTTGCCGTCCAGGCGCAGTGCCCCCGATTTGATCCAGCCCTGCAGGCGCGATCGTGAAAAGTCGGGGAAAAGCTCACTGGCGAGCGCGTCTACCCGTGAACCGCCCGCAGTTAGGGGTACGCGAGCTTCAAGTTGGATTTGGTGGCTATCCGTTGACATGGGGGTTTGGTATCTTGTGCGGCTGTGTTTAAATGGCTGCCTAGTTTACGCGCTGTGGCCCAATAACCCTAGCATCACAGGAATCTGAGGCACAGATTGGCCCAAGGCGCAGACGCCCGATCCTGCGCTTTGTATTGAATAAGATTAAAGACGCTTCCAAGAGTAGTAACATGACCTTCCGTCTCATCTCTGTTTTGGCGCTATTGTCAGCGCTGCTGGTGACTGGTTGTTCCAGTACCGATGATCAACCCAAGCACACCACAGAAAAAGAGTTCTATGATGCCGCCCAGCGGATGCTCAACAGCAGCCAGTGGGATACCGCCATTCGCAACTTGCAGCTGCTGGAAGAGAACTTCCCTTTCGGTGCCTACGCAGAGCAGGCCCAGCTTGAGCTGATTTACGCCTACTACAAAAGTAGCCAGCCTGAGGCGGCCATTGCAGCGGCCGATCGCTTTATTCGCCTGCACCCGCAGCATCGCAATGTAGATTACGCCTATTACATGAAGGGCCTGACCTCCTACACGCAAAACCAGGGCTTGTTCGAGCGCTTTCTGCCCTCAGACCTGACCGATCGCGACCCGGGTGCGGCGCGCGATTCCTTCGCCCATTTCGCCCAGTTGCTGGCCCGTTACCCCGATAGCCAGTACGCCCCCGATGCCCGCAAGCGCATGATCCACCTGCGCAATATTCTGGCGCGCTACGAAATTCATGTGGCCAACTATTACTTCAAGCGCGGCGCCTACTTGGCCGCTGCCAGCCGTGGCCGCTATGTGGTGGAGAACTTTCAGCAAACACCGGCGGTACCTGATGCGCTGGCAGTTATGGCCCAAGGCTATCACCTGCTGGGCATGGAAGAGCTGGCCGAAGGTGCAGTGAAAGTGTTGCGCGCCAACTTCCCTGATTACCCCAACCTGAGCGACGATGGCAGCTTTAACTACCAGTACAGCGTAGATGTGAACGATCGTAGCTGGGTGAACATCCTGAGTTTCGGCATGTTCGATAAGCAAGAGCTGCGTGGCTTTGATACCCGCAAGCAATACAACCCGGTGGTAGCAAAGTTTGAAGCGCCGGAAGATTTGGCCCCATAAGCACTCCGTAAAAAAGCCCGCGTAAGAGCACCTCTGTCCCAGAGTTGGAATTTCCATAGAAGACAGGCGTTGAAACTACCTGTATTGCGGAGTCTCTAAGCGATGTCTGGATATGAAATCTGGGGCGCAGTTTGTGACACGACGTAAATACCCTTCGGGGCCGGCCTGCGAGCAAAGCTCTTGGCGTATGACGGCACGCAAAGCTGCGCTTTGCAAACGTTTGTCATACCCATGTAGTCTCGACACCCGCGTCCCTGCGGGTGACGGTCACAAACTCCACCCCAAATTCCATGCCTATAGATTTGTGGGACAACGTGCGCGTAAGCGGGCTTTTTTTTGCCTGTGGATTCAGTGCAAAATTGGCATGGGGCAATCGAGTGAATCTGCGATGACTCGTAGCAGTTCATACTCTGCAACTTGTATTTGCCCGTCTGCTTGCAGGGTTGCCATCAAGGCTTTAAGTAGCTTTGGCTTTTGCAGCGGTTTTAACCGGCGCAAGGTGGCCAGGTGTTTATCGAGGGTGGGGTAGTTGTCGGGCTCGGGGTGCAGTGGGCGTGTGGGCAAATTGAGCAGCGCCAGGCCTTGTTCGTAAGCTGCCTGCTGCAGGCTTTGCTCGCCTTGGCGTGCCATCAGGCACAGCAGGCTGCGGCAGGCATCACTTGCCTGTGATAAATCTACCAATGAAGTTTTCGTGCCGCTTGCGGGAAATAAATTGTGTTGCAGCAACCGGTAAACGCACCATTCTTTCAGGCTTAAATGGTTGTCTGCTTTAATCAGTGCAACCAGGTTGCGTTGAAATTGCTTAAGTTGCGGGCCAGAGAGCGACTTAAGCGCCGGCAGGCATAGCTCGATCACCGGCATGTGTTGATCTGCAGGCAGCTTTTGTAGGGCAGGTAGCAGTTGTTGGCAAAGTTTGGCAACCGATGCCGGTGCGTTGCTGTTGATGAGCGCCTGTTGGGCGTCTGCGACTTTGTCGGTAAACAGTAATCCGTAAATCAGCGCCATGGCGCTGGCGGTATTGTGGGTGGCCTCGTGGATTTGTGCGGGCAGTTGTCCTAACAGCGCTTCTGCTTTTGCCAGTGCCGCCGGTGCCGGGTTGCCCACTTGCTCAATTATGGCATCGGCGTTTAATGGTGCACCAGCGCTAAAGCCCATGGCCATGTCGCTCGCCCCTTGCAGGCTTTGTTGGCCGCCTGTGGCGGCTCTGGGGCTTGCTTCACTTTCATCTAGGGTTTGCATTTTCGGGGTTGGGAACTTGCCATCCCAGCGCGGCTCTATGCGTTTTATTCGGTCAGCCAGGGGCGGGTGGGTGGCCATCATGCCGCCCAACCAACTAGTGATACCGCTGGCAAAATAAAAGTGGCTGAATTCAGCCGCGTTACTGGCAGCCAGTTGTGAGCCAGCGCTGGCACTGCCAATGCGCTTCAAGGCGCCGCTAATGCCTGTGGGGTTGCGGGTAAACTGCACAGCCGAGGCATCGGCCAGGTATTCACGCTGGCGGCTGACGGCCGATTTAATGAGCCCACCAAAAAACGTGCCCGCATAACCAATGGCCATAAGCCCAAGGCCAAACAGGGCAATGCCCCCACCATTTTTGCGGGAGTGGCGGCCTGAGCGGGCCAGCATTTCACCTGCCAGGCCAATCAGTAAAATGCCGTGTAATACGCCCACCAAGCGCAAGTTCAGGCGCATGTCGCCGTGCAAAATATGGCTGTATTCGTGGGCAATCACGCCTTGCAGTTCATCGCGGGTAAGGTGATCAATGCAGCCCTGGGTAACACCAATCACGGCATCTTTCGGCTGGTAGCCCGCGGCAAAGGCGTTGATGCCAGGCTCATCCAGCAGGTACACCGGGGGTACGGGTACGCCGGCGGCAATGGCCATTTCTTCTACCACATTAAGCAGGCGTTTTTCACGCACGTCACATTGCGCCACATTCAAAAGCCGCCCATTGAGCGATTCGGCAACCACGGTGCCGCCCTTTGAAAGCTGCGCCAGGCGGTAGAGGCTGCCAAGGCCAACAAGCACCAATACAGCGGCGGCGACCGATGCCAAAAGTGCCCAGTCCAGCTGATTAAAAAAATTGTGCCAAAAGTGCGCCTGTTCAGTGCTGGGGGTTGCCGCTCCTTGGCTGTAATGCAGTAACAGCGCAGTAAATAATGTTGTGATGGCAATCAGTGCAGCCACCGCCAAGGCAAACAAAAAAACCAGCCGCTTGGTGTGTGCCCGCGCCTGGTCCTGGTGTTCAAAGAAGTTCATAGTCGCCATCCATGTGTGATAGGCCGGGCTGTGTGCAAAGGGCCGCGTGGGCCCCGGTGGCCCGGGCAGCGCGCATGCGCGCCGCTTTAGCGTGGGCGTGGTTAGAAGGCCACTTTCGGAGCGGCTTGGATTTCGGCGCTGTCTGCAAATTCCAGCAGGCTTGCATCTTTGCCGTGGCCAAACATGCCGGCCAACACCACCGGTGGGAAGCTTTGTTTGTAACTGTTGTATTCGGTTACGGCATCGTTAAATGCCTGGCGGGCGAAGGCCACTTTATTTTCAGTGGAGGTGAGCTCTTCGGAAAGCTGCATCATATTCTGGTTGGCCTTCAAATCTGGGTAGGCCTCAACCACCACGTTCAACTTGCCCAACGCCTGCGACAGCATGCCTTCGGCCTGATTGAGCATGGCGGCACTGCCGGCATCGCCCACCTGATTTGACATCGCCTGCAGCCCGGCAACTGCCTGGTTGCGCGCGGCGATGACAGCCTCAAGGGTTTCACGCTCGTGCTTTATGTAGCCCTTGGCGGTTTCTACCAGGTTGGGAATGAGGTCGTAGCGCCTTTTCAGCTGCACTTCAATTTGCGCGAAGCTGTTTTCAAAACGGTTTTTTAGCGCCACCAGTTTGTTGTAAACACCAACAACGTAAAACACCACAAGCGCAAGAATAACGAGTGTAACAATGGCTGATGTGCCCATAGATCGTCCTCCATGAATGAGCCGCAATATTAGCACGGGTGCCTGTGTGTGGCATCTGGGTACAGCTACCCGGATGCAGCCGCTTATGCACGGTTTTGTCGCTAAATGGGGGCGCTAGGGGAACCGTGCTGGCATTTTTTCTCGCAACTCATGTGGTTTGGGCCTATATCTTGCTGTTCAAAGGTGGGCTGCTTTCCTGCAGCGGAGGTGTGGGGGCCGTCTGGTATAATTGCTTTCTTGAAAATCACTGTTTGGCGACACATCAGGTTGCAGTGGCCGTACCTGGCACCGCTTCCTAGATAACGGGTGCAAACGTGGCTGGTTTTTCCGTAGCCATTCATTGTTTGCCTGTTGAATAGGCGCTTGTGCGCAAATGCGAGGGAATAAAAGATGAGTGATCCGATTGTAATTGTGGGTATGGCACGCACGCCCATGGGGGGCATGCAGGGTGCGCTGAGCGGTTTGAGTGCGCCAGAGTTGGGCGCCGCTGCTATCAAGGGTGCGCTGGCGGATGCAAAAGTAGATGCAAGTACCGTTAACGAGGTGTTGATGGGCTGCGTATTGCCAGCAGGCCTTGGCCAGGCTCCAGCGCGTCAGGCCGCGCTCAAGGCAGGCCTTGCCGTGGGTGTGCCTTGTACCACCGTGAACAAGGTGTGCGGCTCCGGCATGAAAACCGTCATGATGGGCGCCGATAGCCTGAGCGCGGGCCACGCCGATGTGGTGGTGGCCGGTGGCATGGAGAGCATGTCGAACGCGCCTTATATGCTCGCCAAAGCCCGTGCCGGCTACCGGTTGGGCCACGGCGAATTGCTGGATCATATGTTCTTTGATGGCCTGCAAGATGCCTATGAGGGCGGCTTGATGGGCAATTTTGCCGAGATTTGCGCTGATAAATACGCCTTTAGCCGACAGGCCCAGGATGACTACGCATTGGAGTCTCTGGCGCGGGCCAACCGTGCCATTGGTGAAAAAGATTTTGAGCGCGAAATTGTGCCGGTAAGCTTTGCCACCCGCAAAGGTGAGCAAACGGTTGCCGTTGATGAGCAGCCCGGTAACGCACGCCCCGATAAGATTCCCCAATTAAAACCCGCCTTCAAAAAAGACGGCACGGTAACCGCGGCCAATGCCAGTTCCATTTCCGATGGGGCGGCGGCACTGGTGTTAATGCGGCAATCCACTGCAGATGCCCAGGGCCTAAAGCCCCTGGCGGTTATTCGTGGCGCGAGCCAACATGCCCATGAGCCTGAGTGGTTTACCACAGCACCGGTAACTGCCATGAAAAAACTGCTGGAGCAGGTGGGCTGGGCTGCCGCTGATGTGGATTTATGGGAAGTTAACGAGGCCTTCGCGGTGGTGGCTATGGCTGCCATGAAAGAGCTTGAGCTGGATCACGCCAAGGTGAATGTGAACGGTGGCGCCTGTGCCTTGGGTCACCCGCTGGGTGCATCGGGCGCGCGCATTATTGTGACCTTGTTAGGAGCGTTAGAACGCCGGGGCTTAACCAAGGGTGTGGCCAGTTTGTGCATTGGCGGTGGCGAGGCAACTGCCATTGCCGTTGAGCGTTTGGCTTAACGTCGATACTTTAGGCTGCGACTTTTCAAGTAGGTAGCTTGAGCCCGGAGAGGGCACTATAAAGAATAAAAAAGGCCGCATTTTTGCGGCCTTTTTTATAGAGCTGTGCTTGTTGGGTATTGGCGTTAGTCGATGTACTCCACCACTTTTACCACTTTTTGCACGCCGCCTGTGTTGCGGGCAATTTCGGTGGCGCGGTCGGCTTCTTTGCGGGTAAGTAAGCCCATAATGTAAACAGTGCCGGCTTCGCTCACGATTTTTACCCGCCCGCTTTCGAGATTCATGTCGGCAATCATTTTTGTTTTCACTTTTGATGTAAGCCAGGTGTCACTGGTGGCGGTGAGCAGCGTGGCATTGCCGCGAATCGCCAGTTCGTTGTGCACTTCGCGCACGCGGTGAATCTTTCTTACTTCCTGTTCTGTGAGTGCTTTAAGGTCGGCGGCTTGTACCTGGCCTGTTAGCAGCACTATGCCGTTAAAACTGGTTACCGAAATATTGGCATTTTCTAATAGCGGCGAGGCCTTGCGAATGTTAACCAAGGCCGCAATTTCAATTTTCTCGTCATCCAGTGCAGCCCCAAGGCTGCGTTTACTGCGATCTTGGGCGACGGGCTCCTCCGAGGCGATGCCCACCACATGACTACAGCCGCTGGTAAACGCCAGGGCAGAAAACAATACACAACACAATACAGACAAGCGCATCAGGCGTAGCCTCCAAATAATTGTCGATCGATTAAGTCACACAGGCAGAACACGCTTAGCAGGTGCACTTCTTGAATGCGTGCAGGCTGTTCTGCCGGTACGCGGAGTTCCAGGTCGTGGGCATCCAGAATGGCGGCGGTATCGCCTACATTTTGGCCGGTAAATGCCACCACCGTGATTTCTTTATCGTGGGCTGCACTCACTGCTTGAACCAGATTGGTACTGCTGCCACCTGTGGCGAATACTACCAATATGTCACCGGGGTTGCCCAGTGCCCGAATCTGTTTTGCGTACACATCGTGGTAGCTGGTTTCATTGGCCACGGCGCTGAGCACTGTGGCGTCGCAGCCAAGGGTCATGGCGGGCAGGCTGGGGCGCTCTTGCTCAAACCGGTTCACCAGGCAGGCGGTGAGAATTTCTGCATTGGCGTGGGCGATACCGTTGCCGCACACCAGTAATTTACGCTCTTGTAAGAGGGCGTTCACAATCAGCTGGCTGGCATCGGCAAGCAAGGGCGCAAACAGCTCGCCGGCATTCATTGTGGCTTCAATGCTTTCGTGAAACAGTTGTATAACGCGCTGTTCCATAGTGGGCAGTTTCCTCGTGTTTCGGTATTTAGCTAAACGCAGCCTGCAGCCATTGCGGTGGCTGGTTGAGGTTGTTAAAGGCAATCACATCGAAGCGGCAGGGGGTTTGTTGGCGCTGCGGAGTTTGAGCCAGATAATGTTGGGCTGCGAGCTGGAGCTTTTGCTGTTTACTTGCCGTAATCGATTCTAGGGCATTGGCAAAGGCTTTGTTTGTGCGCAGGCGCACCTCCACAAATACGGTGGTGCCTTGGTGATCCATAATCAAATCAAGCTCCCCGCCGCGCACATTGAAGTTGCGCGCAAGCAGGCTCAGCCCCTGATTTTTCAAAAAGGCCTCGGCCAATGCCTCGGCCTCGGCGCCTGGCTTAGCTGTCACTGAGTTCTGCTTCATTGGAGATCACCATTGG
This genomic stretch from Simiduia sp. 21SJ11W-1 harbors:
- a CDS encoding LemA family protein, yielding MGTSAIVTLVILALVVFYVVGVYNKLVALKNRFENSFAQIEVQLKRRYDLIPNLVETAKGYIKHERETLEAVIAARNQAVAGLQAMSNQVGDAGSAAMLNQAEGMLSQALGKLNVVVEAYPDLKANQNMMQLSEELTSTENKVAFARQAFNDAVTEYNSYKQSFPPVVLAGMFGHGKDASLLEFADSAEIQAAPKVAF
- a CDS encoding acetyl-CoA C-acyltransferase encodes the protein MSDPIVIVGMARTPMGGMQGALSGLSAPELGAAAIKGALADAKVDASTVNEVLMGCVLPAGLGQAPARQAALKAGLAVGVPCTTVNKVCGSGMKTVMMGADSLSAGHADVVVAGGMESMSNAPYMLAKARAGYRLGHGELLDHMFFDGLQDAYEGGLMGNFAEICADKYAFSRQAQDDYALESLARANRAIGEKDFEREIVPVSFATRKGEQTVAVDEQPGNARPDKIPQLKPAFKKDGTVTAANASSISDGAAALVLMRQSTADAQGLKPLAVIRGASQHAHEPEWFTTAPVTAMKKLLEQVGWAAADVDLWEVNEAFAVVAMAAMKELELDHAKVNVNGGACALGHPLGASGARIIVTLLGALERRGLTKGVASLCIGGGEATAIAVERLA
- a CDS encoding BON domain-containing protein, with the protein product MRLSVLCCVLFSALAFTSGCSHVVGIASEEPVAQDRSKRSLGAALDDEKIEIAALVNIRKASPLLENANISVTSFNGIVLLTGQVQAADLKALTEQEVRKIHRVREVHNELAIRGNATLLTATSDTWLTSKVKTKMIADMNLESGRVKIVSEAGTVYIMGLLTRKEADRATEIARNTGGVQKVVKVVEYID
- a CDS encoding SIS domain-containing protein; the protein is MEQRVIQLFHESIEATMNAGELFAPLLADASQLIVNALLQERKLLVCGNGIAHANAEILTACLVNRFEQERPSLPAMTLGCDATVLSAVANETSYHDVYAKQIRALGNPGDILVVFATGGSSTNLVQAVSAAHDKEITVVAFTGQNVGDTAAILDAHDLELRVPAEQPARIQEVHLLSVFCLCDLIDRQLFGGYA
- a CDS encoding YraN family protein, with product MTAKPGAEAEALAEAFLKNQGLSLLARNFNVRGGELDLIMDHQGTTVFVEVRLRTNKAFANALESITASKQQKLQLAAQHYLAQTPQRQQTPCRFDVIAFNNLNQPPQWLQAAFS